In one Triplophysa rosa linkage group LG13, Trosa_1v2, whole genome shotgun sequence genomic region, the following are encoded:
- the LOC130563732 gene encoding interleukin-21-like isoform X2, which produces MSSLPWICAVTLALLCCLTAQPLKPNSLLIEIKNFSDTVENDTCWKDIVNPTFYAPVDVKKDCVHSALDCYIKEFHVLVEECQSESEQNIEDAADDLMTQLEDLKKSDTSCTDFACEVFPQKPFKEFLNNMKTLLQQITALSNPV; this is translated from the exons ATGTCATCTCTACCCTGGATCTGTGCTGTGACACTGGCTCTGCTCTGCTGTCTGACCGCTCAACCCTTGAAACCCAACTCGCTCTTGATAGAGATTAAAAACTTTTCTGACACTGTTGAAAATGACACATGT TGGAAAGATATAGTAAACCCGACGTTCTACGCTCCCGTCGATGTAAAG AAGGACTGCGTGCATTCTGCTCTGGATTGCTATATCAAAGAATTCCACGTGCTTgttgaagaatgtcagtcagAGTCTGAACAAAACATAGAGGATGCTGCGGACGATCTCATGACACAACTGGAAGActtaaaaaaa TCGGATACCTCCTGCACCGATTTCGCCTGCGAGGTCTTTCCCCAAAAGCCCTTCAAGGAATTCTTGAACAACATGAAAACTCTCCTGCAACAAATAACGGCTCTGAGCAACCCCGTGTGA
- the LOC130563732 gene encoding uncharacterized protein LOC130563732 isoform X1 gives MSSLPWICAVTLALLCCLTAQPLKPNSLLIEIKNFSDTVENDTCWKDIVNPTFYAPVDVKKDCVHSALDCYIKEFHVLVEECQSESEQNIEDAADDLMTQLEDLKKVRNICSAPTQLFHDLDNVRSAICSHESFSFALISQSDTSCTDFACEVFPQKPFKEFLNNMKTLLQQITALSNPV, from the exons ATGTCATCTCTACCCTGGATCTGTGCTGTGACACTGGCTCTGCTCTGCTGTCTGACCGCTCAACCCTTGAAACCCAACTCGCTCTTGATAGAGATTAAAAACTTTTCTGACACTGTTGAAAATGACACATGT TGGAAAGATATAGTAAACCCGACGTTCTACGCTCCCGTCGATGTAAAG AAGGACTGCGTGCATTCTGCTCTGGATTGCTATATCAAAGAATTCCACGTGCTTgttgaagaatgtcagtcagAGTCTGAACAAAACATAGAGGATGCTGCGGACGATCTCATGACACAACTGGAAGActtaaaaaaagtaagaaatatTTGTTCAGCGCCAACGCAACTATTTCATGACCTGGATAATGTGCGAAGTGCGATCTGTTCTCACGAGTCTTTTTCATTTGCTCTCATTTCACAGTCGGATACCTCCTGCACCGATTTCGCCTGCGAGGTCTTTCCCCAAAAGCCCTTCAAGGAATTCTTGAACAACATGAAAACTCTCCTGCAACAAATAACGGCTCTGAGCAACCCCGTGTGA